The following proteins come from a genomic window of Pyxidicoccus sp. MSG2:
- a CDS encoding SDR family NAD(P)-dependent oxidoreductase: protein MEEDEGAGASRWALVLGASSGTGAAIAEAVARRPGLDVFGVHRGRYPDSGARMEQSVRGAGRRAVLWQADASTPEAAEAGVEALRREAGPRSVKLFVHSIAGASVGHFLAAGEDRLHARRIRRTFDTMAHSFIYWAQALVAADMLAPEARLLGLQNPLDVTHLHNTGLISASKAALEMYVQHLAMELGPLGHRVNLLKFATVMTPALRHVYSPEALARLEAAHTRMHPAGRMCTVEEVARFVSVLVGDDAAWFNGATIDFTGGMTLRLMDLVLNP from the coding sequence ATGGAGGAGGATGAGGGCGCGGGCGCCTCGCGGTGGGCGCTCGTCCTGGGAGCCTCATCGGGCACGGGAGCCGCCATCGCGGAGGCCGTGGCGCGCAGGCCCGGGCTGGACGTCTTCGGCGTCCACCGCGGGCGGTACCCGGACAGCGGCGCGCGCATGGAGCAATCGGTGCGAGGGGCGGGGCGCCGCGCGGTGCTCTGGCAGGCGGACGCGTCCACGCCGGAGGCCGCCGAGGCCGGAGTGGAGGCCCTGCGGCGGGAGGCCGGCCCTCGCAGCGTGAAGCTCTTCGTCCACTCGATTGCAGGTGCATCGGTGGGACACTTCCTGGCGGCGGGCGAGGACCGGCTGCACGCGCGCCGCATCCGCCGCACCTTCGACACCATGGCGCACTCGTTCATCTACTGGGCGCAGGCGCTGGTGGCGGCGGACATGCTGGCGCCGGAGGCCCGGCTGCTCGGCCTGCAGAACCCGCTGGACGTGACGCACCTTCACAACACCGGGCTCATCAGCGCGTCCAAGGCGGCGCTGGAGATGTACGTGCAGCACCTGGCGATGGAGCTGGGGCCGCTCGGGCACCGCGTCAACCTGCTCAAGTTCGCCACGGTGATGACGCCCGCGCTGAGGCACGTGTACTCGCCGGAGGCGCTGGCACGGCTGGAGGCCGCGCACACGCGGATGCACCCGGCCGGGCGCATGTGCACGGTGGAGGAGGTGGCCCGCTTCGTCAGCGTGCTCGTCGGTGATGACGCCGCGTGGTTCAACGGCGCCACCATCGACTTCACCGGCGGCATGACGCTGAGGCTGATGGACCTGGTCCTGAATCCATGA
- a CDS encoding lysophospholipid acyltransferase family protein — protein sequence MKRAGGLPLAAWLATFRLLRRYHRYEVVNLEPLLRPGAKLIVGYHGRPLAVDLCMLTVTLHERLGYLPHGVAHGAFGRIPGLREVADGLGFVTGDDPRLAEAVANGEHVLLQPGGTREGCRSFRNRYRVDWGERLGYLRLAVRYRLPIVPVGGSGMDDAYLGLNDGYALGRRVGMPARLPLWLGVGATGVWPFSLPFPVKMTQWVGEPMTRHLEPGFDAGDRAAMLAAHHEVAGAVQSLLDRARERPAELGRGLGR from the coding sequence ATGAAGCGCGCGGGCGGCCTGCCGCTGGCCGCGTGGCTGGCCACCTTCCGGCTGCTCCGCCGCTACCACCGCTACGAGGTGGTGAACCTGGAGCCGCTGTTGCGCCCCGGCGCGAAGCTCATCGTCGGCTACCACGGGCGGCCCCTGGCGGTGGACCTGTGCATGCTGACGGTGACGCTCCACGAGCGCCTGGGCTACCTGCCGCACGGCGTGGCCCACGGCGCCTTCGGGCGGATTCCCGGCCTGCGCGAGGTGGCGGACGGGCTGGGCTTCGTCACGGGGGATGACCCGCGGCTGGCGGAGGCGGTGGCGAATGGCGAGCACGTGCTCTTGCAGCCCGGTGGCACGCGGGAGGGCTGCCGGAGCTTCCGCAATCGCTACCGCGTGGACTGGGGCGAGCGGCTGGGCTACCTGCGGCTGGCGGTGCGCTACCGGCTGCCAATTGTCCCCGTGGGTGGAAGCGGGATGGACGATGCGTACCTGGGCCTCAACGACGGCTATGCGTTAGGACGGCGGGTGGGGATGCCGGCGCGGCTGCCGCTGTGGCTGGGCGTGGGAGCGACGGGCGTGTGGCCCTTCTCCCTCCCCTTCCCCGTGAAGATGACGCAGTGGGTGGGCGAGCCGATGACGCGCCACCTGGAGCCCGGCTTCGACGCGGGCGATAGGGCCGCGATGCTGGCGGCCCACCACGAGGTTGCAGGTGCGGTGCAGTCATTGCTGGACAGAGCGCGCGAGCGGCCGGCGGAGCTCGGCAGGGGCCTGGGAAGGTAG
- a CDS encoding 3-oxoacyl-ACP synthase III family protein produces the protein MIPVRILGTASVLPGRAVTTAELCARVGRDAAEVEQKSGIHTRHFAPPGTKAADLAATALRGALEVAGLEARALRRILYVTSMGGDVTTPATANRVAAALGLSGTCDAMDVSNACMGFLSAFDLATRSVATGWGPVGIVSVELLSRTTTPEDPRPYLVLGDAAAAAVLGAGRPGEGVLGVALGNDGTLPTDVVLENPHATGKPERMRFLTPSKEMTRVALDALLGAARSVLNEAGVALREVEWVLTHQPNGSMLEAILGAMDVTLERSVRVVDTVGSVGSASLGVGLDRLLRTRPVKPGDRILLVGVGAGVAHGAVLYRVGG, from the coding sequence ATGATTCCCGTCCGCATCCTCGGCACCGCGAGCGTCCTCCCCGGCCGCGCCGTGACGACGGCGGAGCTGTGCGCGCGCGTGGGCCGCGACGCCGCGGAGGTGGAGCAGAAGTCGGGCATCCACACCCGGCACTTCGCCCCCCCGGGCACGAAGGCCGCGGACCTGGCCGCCACCGCGCTGCGCGGCGCGCTGGAGGTTGCGGGACTGGAGGCCCGGGCGCTGCGCCGCATCCTCTACGTCACCTCCATGGGCGGCGACGTCACCACGCCCGCCACGGCCAACCGCGTGGCGGCGGCGCTGGGGCTCTCCGGCACCTGTGACGCCATGGACGTGAGCAACGCGTGCATGGGCTTCCTCAGCGCCTTCGACCTGGCGACGCGCTCGGTGGCGACGGGCTGGGGGCCGGTGGGCATCGTCTCGGTGGAATTGCTGTCGCGCACCACCACCCCGGAGGACCCGCGCCCGTACCTGGTGCTGGGCGACGCGGCGGCGGCGGCGGTGCTCGGCGCGGGGCGCCCCGGCGAGGGCGTGCTGGGCGTGGCCCTGGGCAACGACGGCACGCTGCCCACGGACGTGGTGCTGGAGAACCCGCACGCCACCGGCAAGCCGGAGCGGATGCGCTTCCTCACGCCCAGCAAGGAGATGACGCGCGTGGCGTTGGACGCGCTGCTGGGGGCGGCGCGCTCGGTGCTGAACGAGGCCGGTGTGGCCCTGCGCGAAGTGGAGTGGGTGCTCACGCACCAGCCCAACGGGAGCATGCTGGAGGCCATCCTCGGAGCCATGGACGTGACGCTGGAGCGGAGCGTGCGCGTGGTGGACACGGTGGGCAGCGTGGGCTCGGCGTCGCTGGGCGTGGGGTTGGACCGGCTCTTGCGCACGCGGCCGGTGAAGCCCGGGGACCGGATTCTGCTGGTGGGCGTGGGCGCGGGCGTGGCGCACGGCGCGGTGCTGTACCGGGTGGGCGGATGA
- a CDS encoding cyclic nucleotide-binding and patatin-like phospholipase domain-containing protein translates to MANSTRLDVQRRRLYALKRAPALRHTSNTVLLQLLERGQEAHWAKDAVVCEEDRDAEGFFLLLDGELDVRRGGEHLLTLRPGTPLGVEALVGGKNTVTARATSESRGLFFPRDTVWERVRARAEPRQDVGLRAKGAPRQEELHPSAEVVAFESDVPDAPLSTLIALVAKVLVRDFGDRVLLLRAEGPATGVSEGADGVLRACAPTPGVPGRVDAEVLQRIAREHDAHYVFLDGCRVTDTSLPGKTVRLVPGPQHARPPLTPGHRVLPTVVIDPEKPSRGAELGGLPRSEELAVDTRVLPACWLRLGLQRMVRLPVGERPLEDVELSDAEQDALSRWARAISHRRVGLALSGGGVWGFYHVFILRWLVGQGIPIDFISSASMGSMVGAYFCGSALDGKSGLEGLLRLEERAVNRQLSLAATGAMVTSYSLEHFVRQDFGDTSLEELSVRFLPVATDLASGHCVALEHGPVAMGVRASGSAPGVFAPTLVPPARYVDGAFTSMVPANVLLGAGADLIFSSNIFPFGVRDSAFMPRTGLGRFLAGLNPVSRALDLVASGVLLLHRSGDSESLLADVSYDIPSAELPLLTAMDFARARDILDRAAADGALAGKLEDLKAHWHRVKTRACPQEPHPGGRRAA, encoded by the coding sequence ATGGCAAACTCCACGCGTCTCGATGTGCAGCGCCGAAGGCTCTACGCCCTGAAGCGTGCGCCAGCGCTCCGGCACACCAGCAACACCGTGCTGCTGCAATTGCTGGAGCGGGGCCAGGAGGCCCACTGGGCGAAGGACGCGGTGGTATGCGAGGAGGACCGGGACGCGGAGGGCTTCTTCCTGCTGCTGGACGGGGAGCTGGACGTGCGCCGGGGCGGGGAGCACCTGCTGACGCTGCGGCCGGGCACGCCGCTGGGCGTGGAGGCGCTGGTGGGTGGGAAGAACACCGTCACCGCGCGGGCCACCTCCGAGTCACGCGGCCTCTTCTTCCCCCGGGACACCGTCTGGGAACGGGTGCGGGCCCGCGCGGAGCCGCGGCAGGACGTGGGCCTCCGCGCGAAGGGCGCGCCCCGGCAGGAGGAATTGCACCCCAGCGCGGAGGTGGTGGCCTTCGAGAGCGACGTGCCGGACGCACCGCTGTCCACGCTCATCGCGCTGGTGGCGAAGGTGCTCGTGCGGGACTTCGGGGACCGGGTGCTGCTGCTGCGCGCGGAAGGCCCCGCCACCGGGGTGTCGGAAGGCGCCGACGGCGTGCTCCGCGCCTGCGCACCCACGCCGGGAGTGCCCGGCCGGGTGGATGCGGAAGTGCTCCAGCGGATTGCGCGAGAGCATGACGCGCACTACGTCTTCCTGGACGGCTGCCGCGTCACGGACACGTCACTGCCAGGAAAGACGGTGCGGCTGGTCCCCGGACCGCAACACGCGCGGCCTCCGCTCACGCCCGGACACCGCGTGCTGCCCACGGTGGTCATCGACCCCGAGAAGCCGTCCCGGGGCGCGGAGCTGGGCGGGCTGCCGCGGAGCGAGGAGCTGGCCGTGGACACGCGGGTGCTGCCTGCGTGCTGGCTTCGGCTGGGACTCCAGCGGATGGTGCGGCTGCCCGTGGGCGAGCGGCCCTTGGAGGACGTGGAGTTGAGTGATGCGGAGCAGGACGCACTGTCGCGCTGGGCGCGGGCCATCAGCCACCGGCGCGTGGGGCTGGCGCTCAGCGGCGGCGGCGTGTGGGGCTTCTACCACGTGTTCATCCTGCGCTGGCTGGTGGGCCAGGGCATCCCCATCGACTTCATCAGCAGCGCCAGCATGGGCTCGATGGTGGGCGCGTACTTCTGCGGCAGCGCGCTGGACGGGAAGAGCGGGCTCGAGGGGCTCTTGCGCCTGGAGGAGCGCGCGGTGAATCGCCAGCTCTCCCTGGCCGCCACGGGCGCGATGGTGACGTCGTATTCCCTGGAGCACTTCGTGCGGCAGGACTTCGGAGACACCTCGCTGGAGGAGCTGTCCGTCCGCTTCCTGCCGGTGGCGACAGACCTGGCGAGCGGGCACTGCGTGGCGCTGGAGCACGGGCCGGTGGCGATGGGGGTGCGCGCCAGCGGCTCGGCGCCCGGCGTCTTCGCGCCCACGCTGGTGCCGCCCGCGCGGTACGTGGACGGCGCCTTCACCAGCATGGTGCCGGCCAACGTGCTGCTGGGCGCGGGCGCGGACCTCATCTTCTCCAGCAACATCTTCCCCTTCGGCGTGCGCGACTCGGCCTTCATGCCGCGCACGGGGCTGGGCCGCTTCCTCGCGGGCCTCAACCCGGTGTCGCGGGCGCTGGACCTGGTGGCCAGCGGCGTGCTGCTGCTGCACCGCAGCGGGGACTCGGAGTCGCTGCTGGCGGACGTCAGCTACGACATCCCCTCGGCGGAGTTGCCGCTGCTCACGGCCATGGACTTCGCCCGCGCGCGGGACATCCTCGACCGGGCCGCCGCGGACGGCGCGCTGGCGGGGAAGCTGGAAGACTTGAAGGCGCACTGGCACCGGGTCAAGACGCGCGCCTGTCCCCAGGAGCCCCACCCCGGCGGAAGGCGGGCGGCATGA
- a CDS encoding efflux RND transporter permease subunit, producing MFTDFFIRRPVFSSVVSIIITLVGVISIPSLPIEQYPDLSLPVVQVTATYIGASAETVESAVTTVLERQLNGVQGMRYISSTSSNTGVSSITVTFDPGRNLDLAAVDVQNRVATASPQLPAEVNALGVTVNKAQTQLLMAFGLFDKENRYDTGFLSNYADVFIRDALLRVKGVGDVRIFGERRFAMRLWLDPTELARRGLAATDVVNALRSQNVQVGAGQVGQDPAPPGQTYQFTVRVLGQLTTAEQFGQIVVQRGQDGSLVRLKDVGRAELGAENYGQMLRFNGRDAVGLGIFQLPGSNALEVRDGVIQELERLKGTFPPGMAYQRAFDTTAAVQASIEEVLQTLGEAILLVVLVVFIFLHGWRSVLVVATTLPVSLVGTFLFVSAFGFSINTLTLFGLTLATGLVVDDAIIVIENVERTMEHDDVDAREATHRGMKQVAGALVAIALVLSSVFVPVSFFPGTTGIIYRQFALTLAFSISLSALVALTLSPALCALLLKPHEGQKWKVFRLFDQGLNKFRDAYGGLLVRLTGPLKWPVTIAFFVCLAGTFFVYRLTPSGFIPGEDQGYLIVAVQGPEGTSLDYTRQVLLQAEGVLRQQKEVQDIFTVGGFSLLGTGANYGTLFINLHPWDERTKKEQSVAGLVERLRGPLLGIGGARVLPFEPPAIRGVGSVGGFEFVLEDQQGGRSLAELSQTTDALVARASQDMGLRGVFSSFTASTPLLDVQVDREKALALGVPLDAVFSTLQVYLGSQYVNDFTFASRVYRVYVQAAVPFRNEPKDINALYVRAMSGQMVPLESLVSVKPITSAQNIQHYNLFRSAGLNGQAAPGRSTGQALDAMEKVARASLPTGYTFEWTGLSQEQRQAGSSVLLIFGLGIVFVFLVLSAQYESFALPAVILLGVPVAMLGALGLQNLRGLQNDVFCQVGLVMLVGLASKNAILIVEFAEQLRGEGRGVADSAIHAAQTRLRPILMTSFAFLMGVVPLMLASGAGASARKSLGTTVFGGMLLSTFVNLIFIPVLYVLVETARSRVRRHHPPRTPPPAESPPRPHSV from the coding sequence ATGTTTACTGACTTCTTCATCCGCCGGCCCGTCTTCTCCAGCGTGGTGTCCATCATCATCACGCTGGTGGGCGTCATCTCCATCCCCTCGCTCCCCATCGAGCAGTATCCGGACCTGTCGCTGCCCGTGGTGCAGGTGACGGCGACATACATCGGCGCGTCCGCGGAAACGGTGGAGAGCGCCGTCACCACCGTGCTGGAGCGCCAGCTCAACGGCGTGCAGGGGATGCGCTACATCTCCTCCACCAGCAGCAACACCGGGGTGAGCAGCATCACCGTCACCTTCGACCCGGGGCGCAACCTGGACCTCGCCGCGGTGGACGTGCAGAACCGCGTCGCCACCGCATCCCCGCAGCTGCCCGCCGAGGTCAACGCGCTGGGCGTCACCGTCAACAAGGCGCAGACGCAGCTGCTCATGGCCTTCGGCCTGTTCGACAAGGAGAACCGCTACGACACGGGCTTCCTCAGCAACTACGCGGACGTCTTCATCCGTGACGCGCTCCTGCGCGTGAAGGGCGTGGGCGACGTGCGCATCTTCGGTGAGCGCCGCTTCGCCATGCGCCTGTGGCTGGACCCCACGGAGCTGGCCCGGCGCGGGCTGGCGGCGACGGACGTGGTGAATGCGCTGCGCTCGCAGAACGTGCAGGTGGGCGCGGGCCAGGTGGGCCAGGACCCCGCGCCTCCGGGCCAGACGTACCAGTTCACCGTGCGCGTGCTGGGACAGCTCACCACCGCGGAGCAGTTCGGCCAGATTGTCGTGCAGCGCGGACAGGACGGCTCGCTGGTGCGGCTCAAGGACGTGGGCCGCGCGGAGCTGGGCGCGGAGAACTACGGGCAGATGTTGCGCTTCAACGGCCGCGATGCCGTGGGCCTGGGCATCTTCCAGCTCCCGGGCTCCAACGCGCTGGAGGTGCGCGACGGCGTCATCCAGGAGCTGGAGCGGCTCAAGGGGACCTTCCCCCCGGGCATGGCGTACCAGCGCGCCTTCGACACCACCGCCGCAGTGCAGGCGTCGATTGAGGAGGTGCTCCAGACGCTGGGCGAGGCCATCCTCCTGGTGGTGCTGGTGGTGTTCATCTTCCTGCACGGCTGGCGCAGCGTGCTGGTGGTGGCCACCACGCTGCCGGTGTCACTGGTGGGTACCTTCCTCTTCGTCAGCGCGTTCGGCTTCTCCATCAACACGCTGACGCTCTTCGGCCTCACCCTGGCCACGGGCCTCGTGGTGGACGACGCCATCATCGTCATCGAGAACGTCGAGCGCACCATGGAGCACGACGACGTGGACGCCCGCGAGGCCACCCACCGCGGCATGAAGCAGGTGGCCGGCGCGCTGGTGGCCATCGCCCTCGTGCTGTCCTCCGTGTTCGTCCCCGTGTCCTTCTTCCCTGGCACCACGGGCATCATCTACCGGCAGTTCGCGCTCACCCTCGCCTTCTCCATCAGCCTCTCGGCCCTCGTGGCCCTCACGCTGTCCCCCGCCCTCTGCGCGCTGCTCCTCAAGCCGCACGAGGGACAGAAGTGGAAGGTGTTCCGGCTGTTCGACCAGGGGCTGAACAAGTTCCGCGACGCGTACGGCGGGCTGCTCGTGCGGCTCACCGGGCCGCTGAAGTGGCCGGTGACCATCGCCTTCTTCGTGTGCCTCGCCGGCACCTTCTTCGTCTACCGCCTCACGCCCTCCGGCTTCATCCCCGGCGAGGACCAGGGCTACCTCATCGTCGCGGTGCAGGGCCCGGAGGGCACGTCGCTGGACTACACGCGACAGGTGCTCCTCCAGGCGGAAGGGGTGCTGCGCCAGCAGAAGGAGGTGCAGGACATCTTCACCGTGGGCGGCTTCTCGCTGCTGGGCACCGGCGCCAACTACGGCACCCTCTTCATCAACCTGCACCCCTGGGACGAGCGCACGAAGAAGGAGCAGAGCGTGGCGGGTCTGGTGGAGCGACTGCGCGGCCCGCTGCTCGGCATCGGCGGCGCGCGCGTGCTGCCCTTCGAGCCGCCCGCCATCCGTGGCGTGGGCAGCGTGGGCGGCTTCGAGTTCGTCCTCGAGGACCAGCAGGGCGGCCGCTCGCTGGCGGAACTGTCCCAGACGACGGATGCGCTGGTGGCGCGTGCCAGCCAGGACATGGGCCTGAGAGGCGTCTTCTCCTCGTTCACCGCCAGCACGCCGCTGCTGGACGTGCAGGTGGACCGCGAGAAGGCGCTGGCGCTGGGGGTGCCGCTGGACGCCGTCTTCTCCACCCTGCAGGTGTACCTGGGCAGCCAGTACGTGAATGACTTCACCTTCGCCAGCCGCGTGTACCGCGTCTACGTGCAGGCGGCCGTGCCGTTCCGCAACGAGCCCAAGGACATCAACGCGCTCTACGTGCGCGCGATGTCGGGGCAGATGGTGCCGCTGGAGTCGCTCGTCAGCGTGAAGCCGATTACCAGCGCGCAGAACATCCAGCACTACAACCTCTTCCGCTCGGCGGGCCTGAATGGCCAGGCGGCGCCGGGTCGCAGCACCGGGCAGGCGCTGGACGCCATGGAGAAGGTGGCGCGCGCGTCCCTCCCCACGGGCTACACCTTCGAGTGGACGGGCCTGTCGCAGGAGCAGCGCCAGGCGGGCAGCAGCGTGCTGCTCATCTTCGGCCTGGGCATCGTCTTCGTGTTCCTGGTGCTGTCGGCGCAGTACGAGAGCTTCGCCCTGCCCGCCGTCATCCTCCTCGGCGTGCCGGTGGCCATGCTGGGCGCGCTCGGCCTGCAGAACCTGCGCGGCCTGCAGAACGACGTGTTCTGCCAGGTGGGGCTCGTCATGCTGGTGGGCCTGGCCAGCAAGAACGCCATCCTCATCGTCGAGTTCGCCGAGCAGTTGCGCGGCGAGGGCCGCGGCGTGGCGGACTCCGCCATCCACGCGGCACAGACGCGCCTGCGCCCCATCCTGATGACGTCCTTCGCCTTCCTCATGGGCGTGGTGCCGCTGATGCTGGCCTCCGGGGCAGGTGCCTCCGCGCGCAAGTCATTGGGCACCACCGTCTTCGGGGGCATGCTCCTGTCCACCTTTGTCAACCTCATCTTCATCCCCGTGCTGTATGTGCTGGTAGAGACGGCACGCTCACGCGTCCGCAGGCACCACCCGCCGCGCACTCCACCCCCAGCGGAAAGCCCCCCGCGGCCACACTCCGTGTGA